The genomic region CCTGCGCGGCCCCGCGGACGCGCTCGCCGCCGGGATCGCGGTCATCTACCAGGAACCGACGCTGTTCCCGGACCTGTCGGTGGCGGAGAACATCTTCATCGGCCGGCAGCCGCTGCGCGGGCTGCGCCGCATCGACGCCGCGGCGATGAACCGCGACGCGGGGCGGCTGTTCGAGCGGCTCGGCGTCCGGATCGACCCGACCCGGCCCGCCCGCGGGCTCTCCATCGCCGACCAGCAGCTCGTCGAGATCGCCAAGGCGATCTCCTTCGACGCCCGGGTCCTCGTCATGGACGAGCCGACCGCCGCGCTCTCCGGCGTCGAGGTCGAGCGGCTCTTCGGGGTGGCCCGCTCGCTCTGCGAGCGCGGCGCCGCGGTGCTGTTCATCTCGCACCGCTTCGACGAGGTGTTCGACCTGTGCCAGCGGGTCACCGTGCTGCGTGACGGAGCCTGGGTCTCCAGCGACCGGGCCGCCGACCTCACCGTCGACGAGGTGGTGCGGCGCATGGTCGGCCGGGACGTCTCGTCGCTGTATCCCAAGCGGGACGCCCCGCTGCGCGACACGCTGCTCGAGGTCCGCGGCCTGACCCGGGCGGGTGTCTTCTCCAACGTGTCCTTCTCCGTTCGCGGCGGCGAGATCGTCGCGCTGGCCGGACTCGTGGGCGCCGGCCGCAGCGAGGTCGCCCGCGCCGTCTTCGGCGTCGACCGGTACGACGCCGGCGAGGTACGGGTGGCCGGTCGCGCCCTTCCGCCCGGGAACCCGGGCCGGGCCATCGCCGCCGGCCTGGCCCTGGTCCCCGAGGACCGGCGCCAACAGGGCCTGGTCATGGAGCTGTCGGTGGAGCGCAACGCCACCCTGGCCCGCCGCCGCGCCCTGAGCCGGCTGGGCCTCCTGCTCGGCGGCGCGGAGCGCGCGGAGGCCAGGCGCTGGACCCGGCGGCTCCAGGTGAAGGCCGCCCGGCTCTCCGCGCCGGTTGCCACTCTCTCCGGCGGCAACCAGCAGAAGGTCGTGCTCGCCAAGTGGCTCGCCACCGAGCCGCGGATCCTGATCATCGACGAGCCCACCCGGGGCATCGACGTCGGCACCAAGTCCGAGGTGCACCGGCTGCTGTCCGAACTGGCCGGCGAGGGACTCGCCGTCCTGATGATCAGCAGCGAACTGCCCGAGGTGCTCGGCACGGCCGACCGGGTCCTGGTCATGCACGAGGGGCGGCTGGTCCGCGAGCTGCCCCGCGCCGAGGCGGACGAGACCTCCGTGATGTTCGCCGCCACCGGGCAAGGAGCGACCGCGTGAGCCGCACCGATGCCGGCGCCCCCGAGCGGGCCACCGCCGACACCCGCGCCGAGCCGGACCCACGCCGCCGGGGCCTCGCCGAGCGGCTGTTCGCCGTACGCGAGCTGAGCCTGCTGATCGCCCTCGCCGTCCTCGTCCTGATCACCACGGTGCGCAACGACCGCTTCCTCAGCGGCCAGAGCGTGAAGGACCTGCTGTTGGGCTGCGCGATCCTGGTGATCCTGGCGGTCGGCCAGACCCTGGTCGTCATCACCCGCAACGTCGACCTGTCCGTCGGCTCGATCCTGGGCCTGGTCGCGTTCGCCACCGGCTCGCTGTTCCTCGGCGCGCCCGGCACTCCGTGGCCCGTCGCGCTCCTGGTCGGCGTCGCGCTGGGGGCGTTGTGCGGCGCGCTCAACGGCGGTCTGATCGCGGTGGCCCGGGTGCCGGCCCTCGTCATTACGCTGGGCACCCTCTACGCGTTCCGTGGCGTCGACTACTACTGGGCGTCCGGGCGCCAGATCAACGCCGCCGACATGCCCCGGTCGTTCCTGCGGCTGGGCAACCAGACGGTGCTCGGCGTGCCCGTGCTGTTCCTCGTCGCGGTGGTCGTCGTCGCCGTCGTCGGGTTCTACCTGCGGTCCTACCGCAGCGGCCGGGAGCTGTACGCGATCGGCTCCGAAC from Micromonospora sp. WMMD812 harbors:
- a CDS encoding sugar ABC transporter ATP-binding protein, translating into MTPDAPGVDGAPLLVLDGVTKSFGAVAALRGVHLALHPGEAHAVVGENGAGKSTLVKVLAGAHAPDSGAMTLDGRPLHLRGPADALAAGIAVIYQEPTLFPDLSVAENIFIGRQPLRGLRRIDAAAMNRDAGRLFERLGVRIDPTRPARGLSIADQQLVEIAKAISFDARVLVMDEPTAALSGVEVERLFGVARSLCERGAAVLFISHRFDEVFDLCQRVTVLRDGAWVSSDRAADLTVDEVVRRMVGRDVSSLYPKRDAPLRDTLLEVRGLTRAGVFSNVSFSVRGGEIVALAGLVGAGRSEVARAVFGVDRYDAGEVRVAGRALPPGNPGRAIAAGLALVPEDRRQQGLVMELSVERNATLARRRALSRLGLLLGGAERAEARRWTRRLQVKAARLSAPVATLSGGNQQKVVLAKWLATEPRILIIDEPTRGIDVGTKSEVHRLLSELAGEGLAVLMISSELPEVLGTADRVLVMHEGRLVRELPRAEADETSVMFAATGQGATA
- a CDS encoding ABC transporter permease, coding for MSRTDAGAPERATADTRAEPDPRRRGLAERLFAVRELSLLIALAVLVLITTVRNDRFLSGQSVKDLLLGCAILVILAVGQTLVVITRNVDLSVGSILGLVAFATGSLFLGAPGTPWPVALLVGVALGALCGALNGGLIAVARVPALVITLGTLYAFRGVDYYWASGRQINAADMPRSFLRLGNQTVLGVPVLFLVAVVVVAVVGFYLRSYRSGRELYAIGSEPAAARLSGIPVGRRVFAVFVANGALAGLAGVLYAARFGTLDAAAGTGLELQVVAAAVVGGVAIFGGSGSAYGAALGAVLLTTIGSSLAVLRIDPFWQQAVVGALILAAIGLDRFLALRMAARLRGRSAHGA